From the Plectropomus leopardus isolate mb unplaced genomic scaffold, YSFRI_Pleo_2.0 unplaced_scaffold29464, whole genome shotgun sequence genome, the window aaaacacagacaaagcggttttatttaagaaattcAGAATGAAAATGGGCTGATTTACCATACATGTGTGAAAGTGGCATTAATCTTCACATTTAACTCTCCTAAAAAATTTAACGATTCCTCTAACCATAGAGCGCActcatttcttaaatttatgGAAAATTTTTAACTTCCTACTTGCAGGTACCCACATGCTACCCATCATGCACTTTGGCTGGTCTTGTGGCTAATTGCGCCTCACAGCACCTCCACTGGGTTCCTGCTCTGCCTCCCAACATCACCCACCTCTACCTGGAGTTTAACTACATCAGTGAGATCAACAGCAGCGCGCTCAGAGGCTATGACCAGCTGCAACAAATAGATCTTGGGAAGCAGAATGTGCAGCTCACCATACGGAACAACTTTTTCTTCAGGCAGAGAAAACTGACAAAGTTGGAAATAATGGAAGATGCAGCAGCATC encodes:
- the LOC121938428 gene encoding opticin-like codes for the protein MSCAPPKVPTCYPSCTLAGLVANCASQHLHWVPALPPNITHLYLEFNYISEINSSALRGYDQLQQIDLGKQNVQLTIRNNFFFRQRKLTKLEIMEDAAASRLQTGGLTNLRQLEIQTTSSVLGCPLDPGQVMGERRTITKLSSMLENDSH